The Mycobacterium paragordonae genome includes a region encoding these proteins:
- a CDS encoding HNH endonuclease signature motif containing protein, producing the protein MSASTREEIIEVFDAADEVQDQLCALSFDALTTPELLRALEREERRERRSRSVRHALINQLKTQATEEELGGKLPAALADRLRITKADAHRRIAEAEDLGQRRALTGEALAPLLTATAAAQCAGLVGDAAVKVIRSFIAHLPTTIDVDTREAAEQDLAGKACDFRPDQVAKYAHELMALLHPDGDYTDEERARARGLILGPQQYDGMSRISGLITPELRALIEALWAKLAAPGAANPEDDTPVLDGAPDDDAARRDTRSQPQRNHDAMVTAIRELFASGELGTHNGLPVSIIVTTTLQDLESGAGRARTAGGTRIPLPVLIRWAANSHHYLAVFDRAKPLALFHTKRLANLAQRMMLLAKDGGCTRPGCDTPGYHTQVHHTSGWMNTHVTDIHDLTLACGPDNRLAEKGWTTRKNAKSDTEWIPPAHLDHGQPRINTFHHPEKLFAPEDDEPA; encoded by the coding sequence ATGTCAGCGAGTACGCGTGAGGAGATCATCGAGGTCTTCGACGCGGCCGACGAAGTGCAGGACCAGCTGTGCGCGTTGAGCTTTGACGCGCTGACCACCCCGGAGCTGCTGCGGGCCCTCGAGCGCGAGGAACGCCGGGAACGCCGCTCACGCTCAGTACGGCACGCGCTGATCAACCAACTCAAAACCCAAGCCACCGAAGAAGAACTCGGCGGCAAACTCCCCGCAGCACTGGCCGATCGGCTACGCATCACCAAAGCCGACGCCCACCGCCGCATCGCCGAAGCCGAAGACCTCGGGCAGCGCCGCGCCCTGACCGGCGAAGCACTGGCACCGCTGTTGACCGCGACCGCGGCCGCCCAATGCGCCGGTCTAGTCGGTGATGCCGCGGTCAAGGTCATCCGCAGCTTTATCGCCCACCTGCCCACCACCATCGACGTGGACACCCGCGAAGCCGCCGAACAAGACCTGGCCGGCAAGGCGTGCGACTTCCGCCCCGACCAGGTCGCCAAATACGCCCACGAACTCATGGCACTGCTACACCCCGACGGCGACTACACCGACGAGGAACGTGCCCGCGCCCGCGGCCTGATCCTAGGCCCCCAGCAATACGACGGGATGTCGCGCATCAGCGGCCTGATCACCCCCGAACTACGGGCCTTGATCGAAGCGCTGTGGGCCAAACTGGCCGCCCCCGGCGCCGCCAATCCCGAGGACGACACGCCCGTCCTCGACGGCGCACCCGATGACGACGCCGCCCGCCGCGACACCCGCAGCCAACCCCAACGCAACCACGACGCCATGGTCACCGCCATCCGCGAGTTGTTCGCCTCTGGCGAGTTGGGCACCCACAACGGCCTACCCGTCAGCATCATCGTCACCACCACCCTGCAGGACCTCGAATCCGGGGCCGGGCGAGCCCGCACCGCCGGGGGCACCCGCATCCCGCTGCCCGTCCTGATTCGCTGGGCCGCCAACTCCCACCACTACCTCGCGGTCTTCGACCGGGCCAAGCCCCTGGCCTTGTTCCACACCAAACGCTTGGCGAACCTGGCTCAGCGAATGATGTTGCTGGCCAAAGACGGTGGCTGCACCCGCCCGGGCTGCGACACCCCCGGCTACCACACCCAGGTACATCACACCTCCGGCTGGATGAACACCCATGTCACCGACATCCACGACCTCACCCTCGCCTGCGGGCCGGATAATCGCCTCGCCGAAAAAGGCTGGACCACCCGCAAAAACGCCAAAAGCGACACCGAATGGATACCGCCGGCGCACCTGGACCACGGCC
- a CDS encoding pyridoxamine 5'-phosphate oxidase family protein, which yields MSNEPITVLSESESWDLLGTASLGRLVTNFGGEPEIFPVNFVVQNRTVLFRTAEGTKLFSAVANRTVIFEADDHNVAEGWSVIVRGRARLLKADADIQQADKAGLYPWVATAKPNFVRITPNDITGRRFVFGPEPDHTETVA from the coding sequence ATGAGCAATGAGCCGATCACCGTCCTGTCCGAAAGCGAGAGCTGGGATCTGCTGGGCACCGCCTCACTCGGCCGGTTGGTGACCAACTTCGGCGGAGAACCCGAGATATTCCCGGTCAATTTCGTTGTCCAGAACCGGACCGTGTTGTTCCGCACGGCCGAGGGCACCAAACTCTTCTCGGCCGTCGCCAATCGGACGGTGATCTTCGAGGCTGACGACCACAATGTCGCCGAAGGCTGGAGTGTGATCGTGCGCGGTCGTGCCCGGCTGTTGAAGGCCGACGCCGACATACAGCAGGCAGATAAGGCCGGGCTGTATCCGTGGGTGGCGACGGCCAAGCCCAACTTCGTACGCATCACCCCGAACGACATCACCGGCCGCCGCTTCGTGTTCGGCCCGGAGCCCGACCACACCGAGACCGTCGCGTAA
- a CDS encoding group III truncated hemoglobin — translation MGAPRPDLVDRADVEALLHRFYGTALHDEVLYEAFTELRAAGLDGHIPTMCDFWETTLFRAGRYRGSALRVHRDLHSRTPLAASHFVRWLGLWNEAVDELYCGPVAEHAKLQAARIAWSMHRRLNGVDARELDALLAR, via the coding sequence GTGGGCGCGCCGAGGCCGGATCTGGTCGACCGCGCCGATGTCGAGGCGCTGCTGCACCGCTTCTATGGGACGGCATTGCACGACGAGGTGCTCTACGAGGCGTTCACGGAGTTGCGCGCCGCGGGATTGGACGGGCACATTCCGACGATGTGCGACTTCTGGGAGACCACACTGTTTCGTGCCGGACGCTACCGCGGCAGCGCACTGCGGGTGCACCGGGACCTGCACAGCCGAACTCCGTTGGCCGCGAGTCACTTTGTGCGCTGGCTCGGCCTGTGGAACGAGGCCGTCGACGAGCTCTACTGCGGGCCGGTGGCGGAGCACGCCAAGCTGCAGGCGGCCAGGATCGCCTGGTCGATGCACCGTCGGTTGAACGGGGTCGACGCGCGCGAGCTTGACGCGCTGCTTGCCCGCTGA
- a CDS encoding WS/DGAT/MGAT family O-acyltransferase, whose protein sequence is MDHLTTLDAGFLKAEDADPRVSLAIGGLAVIEGPAPEQDQLISVFAQRIRGCPRFGQRLRLHTLDLGAPEWVADPDFDIQRHVRRAALPHPGDDRELFRLIADVMARRLDRDRPLWEVWVIEGLADDRWAMLTKLHHCMADGIAATHILAGLCDDGVDSVSHRRVPAPRKLVKEPPAQRTPLLGGLAQASAALTAGIARALQGAGEIAAGLLIPSASSLNGPLSDQRRYGGARVAMADIELIASTFDVTVNDVALTAITESYRNVMMERGLKPLRGSLRTLVPVSVRSAGAAGVTDNRVSLMLPNLPVDEENPVERLRTVHDRLGRAKSSGQRQAGNAFLSLTNRIPFAVSAWTVGLLMRLPQRGVVTVATNVPGPRRPLRVMGRQVTGLYPVPPLAMDLRTGVAMLSYAGDLFFGILTDYDAVGDVDQLARGIEAAIRRLVAISKRRRNPPTRGPLSLVV, encoded by the coding sequence ATGGACCACCTGACGACACTGGACGCCGGGTTCCTCAAGGCCGAGGATGCCGATCCGCGGGTCAGCCTGGCCATCGGTGGCCTTGCGGTGATCGAAGGGCCGGCGCCCGAGCAGGATCAGTTGATCTCGGTTTTCGCCCAACGGATTCGCGGTTGCCCGCGATTCGGGCAGCGGTTGCGACTGCACACCCTGGACCTGGGTGCACCCGAGTGGGTAGCCGATCCCGACTTCGACATCCAGCGCCACGTGCGCCGGGCCGCGCTGCCGCATCCCGGTGACGACCGCGAGCTGTTCCGGTTGATTGCCGACGTGATGGCGCGGCGTTTGGACCGCGACCGGCCGCTGTGGGAAGTGTGGGTCATCGAGGGCCTTGCCGACGATCGCTGGGCGATGCTGACCAAACTGCACCACTGCATGGCAGACGGTATCGCCGCCACGCACATCCTCGCCGGGTTGTGCGACGACGGCGTGGACAGCGTGTCCCACCGCCGGGTGCCCGCACCCAGGAAGCTCGTGAAAGAGCCTCCCGCGCAACGGACCCCGCTGCTGGGCGGTCTGGCGCAAGCATCGGCCGCCCTGACTGCCGGTATCGCCCGTGCCCTTCAGGGTGCCGGTGAGATCGCCGCCGGACTGTTGATCCCGTCCGCGTCGTCACTGAACGGTCCGCTCAGCGATCAGCGCCGGTACGGCGGGGCGCGGGTGGCCATGGCCGACATCGAACTCATCGCCTCCACCTTCGATGTGACGGTCAATGACGTTGCGCTGACAGCCATCACCGAGAGCTACCGCAACGTCATGATGGAGCGCGGGCTCAAGCCGCTGCGCGGCTCGTTGCGGACGCTGGTCCCGGTGTCGGTGCGGTCCGCGGGCGCGGCCGGTGTGACGGACAACCGGGTGTCGCTGATGCTGCCGAATCTGCCGGTGGACGAGGAGAACCCGGTGGAGAGGCTGCGCACCGTGCACGACCGGCTGGGCCGGGCCAAGTCCAGCGGCCAGCGGCAGGCCGGAAATGCGTTCTTGTCCTTGACGAATCGCATTCCGTTCGCGGTCAGCGCGTGGACCGTCGGGTTGTTGATGCGGCTGCCGCAACGCGGCGTGGTGACGGTGGCGACCAATGTGCCCGGACCGCGCCGTCCGCTGCGGGTCATGGGCAGGCAGGTCACCGGGTTGTATCCGGTTCCGCCGTTGGCGATGGATCTGCGCACCGGTGTCGCGATGCTCAGTTACGCCGGCGACCTGTTCTTCGGGATCCTCACCGATTACGACGCGGTCGGAGACGTCGATCAACTGGCGCGGGGCATCGAGGCCGCGATCAGGCGGTTGGTGGCAATCAGCAAGCGGCGCAGGAACCCTCCGACCCGCGGGCCGCTGTCCCTGGTGGTCTGA
- a CDS encoding Acg family FMN-binding oxidoreductase, giving the protein METVKSAVLLACRAPSIHNSQPWRWVVDHDAVHLFADRNRTVRATDHSGRGALISCGATLHHLEVAMAAAGWRATINRLPDPNDPGHLATLRFRPIDLVTSAHRNRAEAILQRHTDRLPFDRPMYWEHFEPVLREALDDEVATLHVLADEQRLRLVEASQLSEELRRDDASYHAELDWWTSPFALSEGMPPSALASDTERLRVDVAREFPVRGHQERRPGIATDWSKILVLSTPTDTKADVLRCGEVLSTVLLECTMAGMATCTLTHLIESSESRDIVRDLIGRHGEPQVLIRVGITPAMEPLPAPTPRRPLDAVLEIRPTSDTPPDQTLRPKG; this is encoded by the coding sequence ATCGAGACCGTCAAGAGCGCAGTCTTGCTGGCCTGCCGGGCGCCGTCCATCCACAACAGTCAACCGTGGCGCTGGGTCGTCGACCACGACGCCGTCCACCTCTTCGCCGATCGCAACCGGACCGTCCGTGCCACAGACCATTCCGGGCGTGGCGCGCTGATCAGCTGCGGCGCGACCCTTCACCACCTCGAGGTCGCGATGGCGGCCGCCGGCTGGCGAGCCACCATCAACCGATTACCCGACCCGAACGACCCCGGTCATCTGGCCACCCTGCGATTCCGCCCGATCGATCTCGTCACCTCGGCGCATCGCAACCGGGCCGAAGCGATCCTGCAGCGCCACACCGACCGGCTGCCGTTCGACCGGCCCATGTACTGGGAACACTTCGAACCGGTGCTGCGCGAAGCGCTCGACGACGAGGTCGCCACCCTGCACGTGCTCGCCGACGAGCAGCGCCTCAGGCTCGTCGAGGCGTCGCAGCTGAGCGAGGAACTGCGTCGTGACGACGCGTCGTATCACGCCGAACTCGATTGGTGGACTTCGCCATTCGCTTTGTCTGAGGGTATGCCGCCGTCCGCGCTGGCGTCCGACACCGAGCGGCTGCGGGTGGACGTGGCCCGGGAGTTCCCGGTCCGCGGCCACCAGGAGCGCCGGCCCGGGATCGCGACTGACTGGTCGAAGATCCTGGTGTTGTCGACACCCACCGACACCAAAGCCGATGTTCTGCGGTGCGGCGAAGTACTCTCTACCGTGCTACTCGAATGCACCATGGCCGGAATGGCGACCTGCACCTTGACCCACCTGATCGAATCGAGCGAGAGCCGCGACATCGTGCGGGACCTGATCGGCCGGCACGGGGAACCCCAGGTCTTGATCCGTGTCGGGATCACCCCGGCGATGGAACCTCTTCCGGCACCGACACCCCGCCGGCCTCTGGACGCCGTCCTCGAAATCCGCCCCACATCAGACACTCCGCCCGACCAGACACTCCGCCCGAAGGGATGA